A window from Salvia miltiorrhiza cultivar Shanhuang (shh) chromosome 2, IMPLAD_Smil_shh, whole genome shotgun sequence encodes these proteins:
- the LOC131012478 gene encoding probable protein phosphatase 2C 52, protein MGGCVSISSQSTCSSRSNGERISPSCLWIDMFRRKRSRRTFSDHATTLQHLSSVPNRIITNGRSSSSCIFTQQGRKGINQDAMIVWEDFMAEDVTFCGVFDGHGPHGHLVARKVRDTLPLKLSSFMNSSESKKNGSSANCCNGNVKSDVVDPVKDTPVEDRVESSWREAFLKAYKSMDKELRSHPNLDCFCSGSTAVSVIKQGQNLFIGNIGDSRAILGSKDSNDAMVAIQLTVDLKPDLPKEAERIKRCKGRVFALQDEPEVQRVWLPFDDAPGLAMARAFGDFCLKEYGVISIPEFSHRTLTDRDKFVVLASDGVWDVLSNEEVVEIVSSSPTRSSAARILVEHAAREWKAKYPTSKMDDCAVVCLFLDGKMDTESDYEEQGFSSATLQSNHSGNVVESDDGGQHPEPCLQRNFTVRSAEDNEHYSRVSVEADNGDNAGGGEDQNWSGLEGVTRVNSLVQLPRFSEERPRP, encoded by the exons ATGGGGGGTTGTGTCTCGATTAGTAGTCAGAGCACTTGTAGTAGCAGGAGTAATGGAGAGAGGATATCTCCTTCATGTTTGTGGATAGATATGTTTCGGCGCAAGAGAAGTAGGAGGACGTTTTCCGACCATGCCACCACTTTGCAACATCTCTCCTCTGTCCCTAACCGGATAATCACCAACGGGAGGAGCAGCAGTTCTTGCATATTCACTCAGCAAGGCCGGAAAGGCATAAACCAGGACGCTATGATTGTGTGGGAA GATTTTATGGCAGAAGATGTTACCTTCTGTGGCGTCTTCGATGGCCACGGCCCCCACGGACATCTGGTGGCTCGTAAAGTTAGGGATACGCTGCCGCTAAAGCTCTCCTCTTTTATGAACTCCTCTGAATCAAAGAAGAATGGTTCGAGTGCGAATTGCTGCAATGGGAATGTGAAGTCAGATGTGGTAGATCCCGTGAAGGATACACCTGTCGAGGATAGAGTGGAGTCGTCGTGGAGAGAAGCTTTTCTGAAAGCATACAAGTCGATGGACAAAGAGTTGAGGTCCCATCCTAATTTGGATTGCTTCTGCAGTGGCAGCACCGCTGTGTCGGTTATAAAACAG GGTCAAAATCTTTTCATCGGCAATATTGGTGATTCAAGAGCTATATTGGGATCTAAAGATAGCAACGATGCGATGGTGGCAATCCAATTGACAGTTGATCTAAAGCCTGATCTGCCTA AGGAGGCGGAAAGGATAAAAAGGTGTAAAGGTCGAGTTTTTGCTTTACAAGACGAGCCTGAAGTGCAAAGAGTTTGGCTGCCATTTGATGATGCCCCTGGTTTAGCAATGGCTCGAGCGTTTGGGGATTTTTGCTTGAAGGAATACGGAGTTATCTCCATTCCTGAATTCTCTCATCGGACTCTTACTGACCGAGACAAATTTGTTGTTCTTGCTTCAGATGGG GTATGGGACGTCCTAAGCAACGAGGAGGTGGTCGAGATAGTATCATCGTCCCCAACGAGGTCCTCAGCTGCTCGGATCCTAGTCGAGCACGCCGCCCGTGAATGGAAGGCCAAGTATCCGACATCGAAGATGGACGACTGCGCCGTGGTCTGCTTGTTTCTAGACGGGAAGATGGACACGGAGTCCGACTACGAGGAGCAGGGCTTCTCCTCGGCAACCCTCCAGAGCAACCATTCCGGCAACGTCGTGGAATCGGACGACGGTGGCCAGCATCCCGAGCCGTGCCTGCAGCGGAACTTCACCGTCAGGTCGGCGGAGGACAACGAGCACTACAGCAGGGTGTCGGTCGAGGCGGACAACGGGGATAATGCCGGTGGCGGTGAGGATCAGAACTGGTCGGGTTTGGAAGGTGTGACGAGAGTGAACTCTCTTGTTCAGCTTCCTAGATTCTCCGAAGAGAGGCCGAGGCCataa